From the genome of Papaver somniferum cultivar HN1 unplaced genomic scaffold, ASM357369v1 unplaced-scaffold_21, whole genome shotgun sequence:
GTTGCTACATTTTCATCACTTGTGACTTTGTAAGGTTTTATCCTTGTGCCTGCAATTTAGTCCAGCGGGATAACAATATAAATCCATAACAACATACCATCATACAATTGTATCACACCCAcacataaatccataaaaacatCGTCGCATCAATTAAATTTCCAAATTGACTTTGGAATTGTATGCAATACGGAATGTATTTTATCTTTTCCACCTTCCGCCCCTGTCGACCTTATACAGGATTTATCTCCAAGAAGCAGAACTACCAACCATTCAATCCTAGAATGCTTATAGTTTCTATTTACAACAGCAACCCATGTACCCAGTTGTTACCCCGTCACATACATCTTAAACACACATGCAACGGGTTTGAGAAATCTGTTGcataatctttttatttttatttttctctatgAATAAGAAATGAGATGAATGGCCAAAATGGGTATACTTTTTGCTATACAATACCATCTAAAACCTGAAAGTTTTTCAGTCTAACATAGGCACTTCTTACATAGATAATCAGGTTTTCTAGATTTCGGTAAAGTGGTTACCTGTTGTGTGCACCAAAGTCCtcaatcaagtttatcattcAAGCACACAACAATGTAAGAAAATAGAATAATCACACAACATTTTCAACTTATCTAGCCTGTTTCATCTCTCTAATATGCTATACACCCAAACCTGATTTGGCACTTAACTTTGTATGATTCTTCAAAATCGAAGTTAAGGAAATTATCTGTAGATTCACCTTTAGGTTCAGCGAAATCAAGACAAACACATTTTAGATTTGataaacaataaaaaaagaaagaattggAGTAACAATGATATATACCTCAGTAGCTCGAAACTGTAATCTAAAGACAATTTTAGTCTTGTTCTAATCACTTTTCCATCTTGCTGATTCAAACATTTTTGCTTCACTTCTTCAATTCACAAAAACCACAAACCCAATAAATTCTCATTCATTAATAAATTAATCTACAAAATGTGGGTTCACGTGACATAACTTTTGCAAGTTCCAATGTAACTCTTTCATGCCGACGCAAAAGTAGAATTGTTCTGTGAATTTGCTTTCTTCTGTATAAACCGCAGGGTTTTAAGCAAGTTATCCAACTGTTACATTAAAAGTAATAAAATAGAAATCAAACACCCTCGTAGTGCTTGTAAGCAAAGTgggcaaagaaaaataaatccttTAATTTCACTTGAATCCTCCAGCAACTATGGAGTGGTATATGTTTCGTAATGTCAATATTTGTGTCATTACGGCAAGCCCTCATAAGAATGGAACTcaagtctaaaaaaaattcagCCAACCTGGTAAATATAAGATAAGCCACCTTCCGAGTATCCAAATAAAAAGTATTCTGTCGCAACACCCGCCAGAGTTATACATCAGAACCCGTCCAACATCTGTGAATGAAAAACATTTCCCACTTTAAGATACGAAAAGAACAACGTGTTTGAAGATCTAATATATTGTTAAGCTAATGGTTTAGGTGTTACTCACGACTATAAGGAAAAAAAACAGCAGAGAAGACTCAAAGTGTTGGGATAATGGATAAAAATTGAATTAGTATTCTAGGGTGTCTGTTTATATACCCTTTTCTTCTATTCCTCCTCATCATTTTTCTGATTATGGTTTTCTTCCTAAAACCCTGAAACAAAAACTTCACCGAAAACACAAAAGGCAGAACAAAAATTAATTAGGATTTAGAATCTTAAAAACCCATAATGGAAGCTTAATTGAATCAACAAAAATAAGCATAAAAAAGCCTACTACCGCTGGGAATGGGAATAAATGAGAGCATCCTGCTGGGAATCGATCAACGTTTGAATTTTCTATGGGGAACGGGCACGACAAACAGGTGAGCGACGAATTGGTGAACAACCATTTGAATTAGCAGCAAATTGGTGACCGAGTGGTATATCGTCCATGGTGTTGCTCGATGGTCCCTTATCTGTCATAAACTTTACTGTTTTCCAGTCCATTATCCGGACTCGGTCTACTTCTTCGATGCACTGGACTTctacttctagatcaactatatTCCCTTCCTCTTCTAAGAATATCATCCCTACCACCTTGCTTctacttctagatcaactatatTCCCTTCCTCTTCTAAGAATATCATCCCTACCACCTTGCTCGCTCTCATACTGAGGTCACATTCAACAAAGACACCCTGCCAACATCTTACTATAAACCACAAAGGAACAAATCAGTTCAGATGGATTCGCAATCTCCATAGAAAGAGAACCAAAAGATTCAAACATTCCAAAAGATTTGTCGGTGGCTCACATGTGTTTTTCTAAGTCTCAAAAGTGGTGTTGGTTGTAGTATTCAGCAATTATGAAACACCATATTTAACAGTGCAGAAAGAAAACAATTGACTTACCAGCTGTTCAAGCATTTGCAATATcaccttgcaattgaaaaacataATCCATTAGAGCCATTGGCTGCAAATCAATAGCAACAATGAGAGGGATAATTGAAAAGTAGTTCATAACTGCTAAATAGTTCAATGAAAAATTTAAGCTCAAGACCAATTAGACCTCCTGATGAGAAGGAAGCCATGTATGGTATCGACTTATTGTCTGATACATTTTTATGAGGATGTCTGATATAATTGAAGAACCTGGCTCCATTATCAGCTTTAACAACAGTGTCTACAAGGACGTAAGCATCTATAGGGAACTGTACTCCATTCACTTCCAGTCATAGGAACATAGTCTTGTCACCCTTTTCACTTCTAGTCCTTTGATTAATCCTTCAATTCACATATTCTCGAGCAGAGCTTTTCCTTGTAACTGCAGTGAAGTGAATGGAGCTAAAACAGTTATGGAAGTCTTAGAAAGGTAGCTGCGGCTAAAACATGATGTTTGTGTGCattgatttacaaaaaaaaaaaaaaagaaggttgtGTAGGTGTTACATCAGACCATACTGCCAGAATCTTCTATCATTCCGTAGTAATATTGCTAAGCTTCATAAACAAAATTATTTGCTAAGGGCTTAGCACAACAATTACTGCTAGCATGCAAAAATCGACACGATCCCACGCCTATTCAACAAAACGATCACAAATATAGTATGACAACAACATAGTATGACAGCAGCATACCCGGTTGTATAGATTGAGGTGTCCCCTTAGGCAGTTAATCaaaaagaaattattgtaaacacACACAATGAAAAATATATGCTAACGGATTCCACAAAGAAAGAAGCAAGGAAACTGATCAATCTAGGAAAAGTCAATATAAATCATGTGATTCTCATAAAAGAATTTGTGGAACAGGTAGAAGGGATGAAAATACCTAGTTGGCAATTTCTATGAAAGGTGCACTGGTGAAGACAGAGGCTTGCTGGCCATTATAGATTCAAATCCAATTGAATTCAACTCGTAACAGACTTTATCATCTGGAAGCAAACCCAATATTTAgatttcaacaacaaaaagaacaatcatgtaagaagatttgaatttttatgtaaagAATACTGTTTAGATTATAGGTTGGATGGCTTCAAAATCGAAACAAACAGGGTTATGAGGGTTATGAGATTAGAGTAGTGTTATCAACTGAATCAGATTCGCCCCCTAAATTATAAAATCAAGCCGCAGCCAAAACAACACAAAAAGCATAGAATCACTTACAAAACCTAATTTATTAATTCCGGTAACAATCTGTGCGTCCCTATTTTGCCAAACCTAATTTCAGCTCAGCCAAATATATATCCTGTAAATCAAACCtacaaaacccaaaattcaaaagTTAGAGGTAGTCAACATCAAATCAATTGAAGCCCAAAATAACTAATAAAAGAGGAATCTTTCTCCGAATCAGAGATAACCAACACCAGTTCCGATAATGATTACAAAATTAAAATCACAGTAAACTAATAATAGAACCATGGAaattagaaaaacaaataaatttgATTTCGTTTAAGGATCAACAGAACCTTGATTTGGATTTAATCACAGAGGTCTAATGTTTAATCTAGGGTTGAGGAGCAACCTTGATGAGGGTTTGGATGTGGATTCAGAAAGAGAACTTGGAAGATGAGCGGAGCTGGTAGACACCTTGAAGAATGAAACTCAAAAAAGAAAACCCTACAGAGAAACTTAATAACGGATATGAAgaacagagagaagaagaaaatataattAGGTCGTAATGTTTTTTCTTCcctgttgttttgtttttctttgggtgaAATACAGATGTACCCCTGTTTTTTTGAGCGTATACAGATGTATCCCTGTTTTTTTGAAGATGTATTCCTGTTTTGACGGCTAACGGAAAGTTAACCTCCATGTCAGCAGTTAAATCATCTAACTCACTTGTCAAGTAAGCTGTGTACACTGTCCAACTCGTCTATTCTTCCACGTAAGTTGTATacacgtggctggtcccacatttAAACGgtcaaaaaaaattctcttctaTATATATACATCTTCTCTTACTGGACACTAACCATCTTTCTCTCCTATATATCTCTACTTTCTCTATTTTTTGGTGACTGTTTCAGATCTAAAACGGGTGAAATCAGCAGCAAAATCATGTGTTTCATGTGTGACATTGAAGATGATCATGAAACCAAAGGTTGTCCTTGGGTTTATTCAAGGTGCAAACATGTACCTTGTAATGGTGTGAGGGATCTATTGAGATCTAAAACACTGTGAAGCATTTAGATGGGCTTCAGATGCAATAGTTATAGAAACAAAGAAACACTCAAGGGAAAGGTACATGAAATATGTAAGGAAttcaagaaaaatctgcaaatgtAACTGCAATAGATTAATAAAGACTAAATTCTCTGCATTGTCTTGTCTTAACATTACATTCCATAAATTGTCTTGTCTTAACATTACATCATAAACACATAAACATAAAAGAGAAAAGACACATCTAAAGCTTCATATACTTCTTTGCTTTCTTCCTTCCTTCTGGGTCTGGAGCTATAAAGGTAACTTTGTTGCTCACAGATCCTGCATGGTTGTTGTGCTGACTGAAAGCTGGTTGAGAACAAGATACATCACCTGCCTTTCTATTGAAACCTGTGGATTTTGCAGAATATGTTGTTGTTGGTTAAGCTCTAGCTTTGTACTTTCTCTTTGGTGGAGCTTCAACTACTGTCTTCTTTGTGCCATCAACACATGTTCTAGGCTTGAATTCCTTAGGATTTCCTCCAACTGGTCCTCCAGCACAAGACTCATATCTGCTCCTTCAATTGAACAAGACTCATATCTGCTCTAGCCAAGCTTTTGAATTCAAACCTCATCACAGTATTGATGACCTTCACCTTTATGTCTCTCTCAGGATACTTGACTTCAACCTTAACTTCATGTCTACACCAAATGGACAGACATAGAATTAGTTCAAACATACTAATAAAAAAACATATACAAATACAGAGGGAATGTAATATGCCATTTCAATAATCAATCAAGTTCACCTTTAGTTCAAACATACTAATAAAGAAACACATACTAATCAAGTTCAACAATCAATCAagttcatctaaacaactctgaTTATTACACCAGACATATGCATCTGACAGTATCAACTTATGCCAGAAAGCATTTCTGCATTATGAAGTTCAGACATATGCACAACACTCAAGTCAACTTGAAATGAAACAAACCCAAAACATATTGAATAGAAACAAGAAAAGATTTTCAAAACCCCGGCATCTAGCCACTGGGGGTACATACTCTCATGGTGGCAAAAAAACAGGAGTACATGGTGTCTCCATTTCTTTGAAAACTCACATTTTCATGGTGCACATCAAACAACCAATTGCAAAGAAGTAAAAGGAATTTTCAGAATGAATCTGCAGTTTAGTGCAATCCTATTCTCTGCCATCTACTTACCACCATCAAACACCCAACAAATTCCACAATATTCAGCAGAACTGATTAATCTTATTTGGGTGTTTATGGATTCATTCATTCTCAAGCTTATTCTTAATCCTGCAAATTAAGCTTAACCCTAACATGAATTTAACCCCAAACATCAATTTAACCCTACAAATAATTTTAACCCTAACATCAATTTAACCCTGCAATCGAAATCCTATACCCTATCATGGATTACTTCAGAAATAAACAAAATCCTAAGAACATAAAACCCTAGAACCAAAAATACATAAACCTACTTATTTGTTActgaaatcaaacaaataagaagaaACTCATTATTTATTCGTACACATACATCAAGAAtaaacccataaaatcaataaaatcgaaaccctaaaaaaCAGAAAACCAATAATCACTAACCTTTCAATAcctggtttcttcttcttctccttcttctttaccCGTCttaacttcatcatcttcttttcagAGAAACGATCTTAGGGTTCCTTTGGATGGGTTTGATTTAGGGTTCTTCTGAGAAACGATTTCAGAGAGAAACAGAGAGGGGAAGAGGGAAGaaagagggaagaagaagataatgacGAGATTTCTCTTCTTTTCCCGTCTATATCTGTCCACTTTTCCCACACGTGTTGGCGGAGAAAGTAAAGGAACTAAACGATCTGAGCCGTTGATTTTCTACGAGATTTCCATCACACAGATTGTGTCCCGTGTATGTGACACGTCGACTTAATACGTGGCATCATTTTCTCATATCGGAAAAAAATTACGTGGCATCAACTTCTCGTCTCGGTCAATGATAAATTGGAAATCTGACCGAGAAATTGACTTTTCTCACGATTTTGGATGGAAAACATCCAACAGGAGTATATTTGTAAATGggaaaaaaacgggggtacattaTTAAGTCGGGTATAAAAACTGGGGTACATCTGTTTATAaccctttttctttttgtttcgtgaagacttttttttagtttttcttttttttttcataaaaaccGGTATTCACTGTTAAATTCACGTAATTTGAGAAAAAGTGGAACGGAACAATTCTGTGAGAGGGTGacggtcaccgttcaacgtggagcctaaggagcataggattttaaaggagttagatgtgAATAATGGTGCGTGTATTGACTGCTTGCTAATACATTAGTGCAAACTTAAGAAATGCACATAAACTTAAGAAAGTAGTGTTCATGATCCAATGGTTTGGTTGCTCTCCTGATAGTAGATTATGCAGCTGTGTTTCGGTTACTTCCGCTGACATACAACTGCAATTTGCTACTGTGGCAACATTATAACTCGACAGTCCAACCCAGCTTGTCTTCTGTAAGTCCCATTTGTAAATTTGTAAGAGATGAATAGAGTTGTCGAGAAACAGCACCAACTCCTCCGCTTTCCCCACCATATGAAATCTTTTTGCCGAGGTAAGTTATGCTACCCACTGGAGACACTACCACTGCCGTTCCGGTACAGAAGACTTCATCAGCCTCAGGTAATTCATCTACTGAGATAAGTCGCTCCTCAACCTCGTAACCATGTATACGGGCAACCTCAATTATACTTTTACGCGTAATGCCAGGTAGAATTGTCCCATTGATTGCTGGAGTAGATATTGTGTTACCCTTAACAAGAAATATATTAGAAGAAGAGGCCTCCTCCAGATACTTATTGTGAACAGAATCCAAATATAAAACATCGGAGTAACCTTTCGCTTTAGCTGCAGATTGTGCTTTCATGACTGCAGCATAGTTCCCTATAGTTTTTACACCTCCAGTTCCACCAGGAGTTGCACGATGGAAATCGCTCTCGACCACCAAATTTATCGGTGCCAAAAGCCCCTTGAAGTAATTCCCAACCGGTGACACATAAATGAGAAATGTGTACTCGGGAGCTGGTGCAACGCCAAGAACTGCTCCGCTACCAATGACCAGTGGCCGAATGTATAATGAGCCTTTACCTACAGGCGGAATCCAGCGCTTATTGGCCAGCACTGTAAGCTTCACAGCCTCCACAAATTGTTCAACAGTAGGAGAGGGCATGGACATCCTCTCAGCACCTTGAACCATTCTTGATGCATTTTCCATGGGCCGAAATAGAACAATCGAACCATCTTCTTTTCTATATGCCTTCAAACCTTCAAATAATCCCTGCCCATAGTTTAAAACTCCAGATGCTGGACTCAACTCAATGTTCCCGTAGGCTCGTAATCCTCCTTTGGAGAAGTTACCCCCAGCTGAATGCTTAGACATGTACATTTGGTCTGTTGGTACGAGGCTGAATCCAAGATTTTCCCAACATATATCAGCTAGTTGATCAGATTTTCGCATACGAGGGATATATTCATACAAGGAAGTAAGATCTCCTTCACTAGCAATGCATGCTCTTCTTAAGTGGGAAGGCAGTTCTGAAACATCTTTCGCAGAAGCCAAGTTGCCAATAAATTCCGAGAGAATATCTCCGAAATGTTCAGAATACTTCAttgaaacaagaaaaacaagagagtGATGTCACAACATCCTTAAATTTGCAGAAGTATATACAGAAACGGAACAGCACTGTTCAAGCTGAAGAAACTATACAAGGATTACCTCTTTTGCGAATGCTGTTGGAAGAATGTCGATTGCTAGACATATGACACCTTTTCCTTCCAAGTCCTTATGGTATGAATTAGAAACTGGATCATACCTAAAAAAGCATGTTCAACCATATTATTGGCAGATGCAACAAAAATTGATGCTAATTCATTAAGCTTTGTTTGGTTTTTGCAAGGCGAATGAATTTTTTATGGTACCTGAAGAAAGGCCTCTCTATTTGGTTTTTGCAAGGCGAATGAATTTTTAGTTCTCGAAGTTGCTTAGTACTTAACAATCGTGGAAATCGTTTCTCCCAATACACGCAGTTAACTGTTATGCACATTAAAGTTCCAGATTAAATAGAGCATGATAAAACTACAAGAATGTACATGCAACCAAATGACTTACCAATCACAGAAGCATATGGAGCTATCTTTCCATGGAAAATGGGGTTGTAATCTTCGGGATGTGCATAATAGTCAGCCTGACAGTGGATACAAGGTGAAGATATTGATTATCTAATTACGGAATACTCTCTAAACTTCGTTCCAacgcaagaagaagaaatctagaAATGGGAGAAGTTTTTTGTTTGAGAATAGCAAACATACTTTATCGAAAGTTCTGGTCGGGTCCTTGTGTTCGACCATGTCTCGTGAAGTTACAACACATCCATACACTTGATGGActctctttgatatacttgtgtTACGTGCAACATCGCCACCCTGAGAGATCTCGGATAGTCTGAGAGGATCCACAAATGTATGAGGAAGTAACTTGAATATCTCCTGTGCACCCTGACAAACTGCAACAGCAAACCGAGTCACTAAAAACTGAAAAACGTGGGCCAAAGAATGCTCATAAGATTTTTCAGAATGAAATTTAATCAAAAGAAGACCAGAAGAACAGTAATGTCATACCATTGCCATCCCCAGTGAATACAAAAACTAGCGGACATATTTCAGATGGCAACCCGTGCGTTGCTATCTCTTCACCCAAAAAACTAACTGCAGCCTTAGCAGCAGCAAGAGATGTATACATGTAAGATGCACCAAGTGAGAGGAAAGGTGTTGAATATCCCATGCTAAGATATCCTGAAATGAAATCGAATAACATGCATAAAGATTCGAGGCGAATAAGACGTATATAACATGTTACAGGAGGTTTGTAATTTACTTACGAATTCCTAAACCATGTAAGAAGTCGATAACTCCAGCTCTACCAGCAAATTTTCCTAACCCATGCAA
Proteins encoded in this window:
- the LOC113339287 gene encoding alpha-aminoadipic semialdehyde synthase-like — translated: MIGNGVVGILSESRNKWERRAPLTPSQCARLLHGHTEESGVTRIIVQSSTKRIHHDALYEDVGCEISENLTECGLILGIEQTELEMILPNKAYALFSHTHKAEIENMPLLDKILAEKASLFDYELIAGDHGKRLHGLGKFAGRAGVIDFLHGLGIRYLSMGYSTPFLSLGASYMYTSLAAAKAAVSFLGEEIATHGLPSEICPLVFVFTGDGNVCQGAQEIFKLLPHTFVDPLRLSEISQGGDVARNTSISKRVHQVYGCVVTSRDMVEHKDPTRTFDKADYYAHPEDYNPIFHGKIAPYASVIVNCVYWEKRFPRLLSTKQLRELKIHSPCKNQIERPFFRYDPVSNSYHKDLEGKGVICLAIDILPTAFAKEYSEHFGDILSEFIGNLASAKDVSELPSHLRRACIASEGDLTSLYEYIPRMRKSDQLADICWENLGFSLVPTDQMYMSKHSAGGNFSKGGLRAYGNIELSPASGVLNYGQGLFEGLKAYRKEDGSIVLFRPMENASRMVQGAERMSMPSPTVEQFVEAVKLTVLANKRWIPPVGKGSLYIRPLVIGSGAVLGVAPAPEYTFLIYVSPVGNYFKGLLAPINLVVESDFHRATPGGTGGVKTIGNYAAVMKAQSAAKAKGYSDVLYLDSVHNKYLEEASSSNIFLVKGNTISTPAINGTILPGITRKSIIEVARIHGYEVEERLISVDELPEADEVFCTGTAVVVSPVGSITYLGKKISYGGESGGVGAVSRQLYSSLTNLQMGLTEDKLGWTVEL